In Streptomyces sp. NBC_01439, the following are encoded in one genomic region:
- a CDS encoding endonuclease V codes for MTSVKTPADEAEARAIQDELRHQVVLTETGPPPGRGLVAGVDVAYDDARDLVAAAAVVLDATTLEVVEQATAVGRVSFPYVPGLLAFRELPTVLAALDSLKTGPGLVVCDGYGLAHPRGFGLACHLGVVTGLPAIGVAKNPFTFTYEEPGARRGDAAALLAADGAEVGRALRTQHGIKPVYVSVGHRVSLDNACAHALALSPRFRIPETTRHADSLCRRALREAS; via the coding sequence ATGACGAGTGTGAAGACCCCCGCCGACGAGGCCGAGGCCCGGGCGATACAGGACGAACTACGCCATCAGGTCGTGCTCACCGAGACCGGCCCGCCCCCCGGCCGCGGCCTCGTCGCCGGGGTGGACGTCGCCTACGACGACGCGCGCGACCTGGTCGCCGCCGCGGCCGTGGTGCTCGACGCCACCACCCTGGAGGTGGTCGAGCAGGCCACCGCCGTCGGGCGCGTCAGCTTCCCCTACGTGCCCGGGCTGCTCGCCTTCCGCGAGCTGCCGACCGTACTGGCCGCCCTCGACTCCCTGAAGACCGGGCCCGGCCTCGTCGTCTGCGACGGCTACGGCCTCGCGCACCCCCGCGGCTTCGGCCTCGCCTGCCACCTCGGAGTGGTCACCGGACTCCCGGCCATCGGCGTCGCGAAGAACCCGTTCACCTTCACCTACGAGGAACCGGGCGCCCGGCGGGGAGACGCCGCCGCGCTGCTCGCGGCCGACGGGGCCGAGGTCGGTCGGGCGCTGCGCACGCAGCACGGGATCAAGCCGGTCTACGTCTCCGTCGGGCACCGGGTCTCGCTGGACAACGCCTGCGCGCACGCCCTGGCTCTGAGCCCGCGCTTCCGGATCCCCGAGACCACCCGTCACGCCGACTCCCTGTGCCGCAGGGCGTTGCGGGAGGCCTCCTGA
- a CDS encoding YciI family protein, producing MFVMELTYTAPIESVEEQMDAHIAWLDGYYAAGVFLASGRKVPRDGGVILAGGVSRAEIERIATEDPFAVAGVCDYTITEFIATKTSADLSTVRENPVT from the coding sequence ATGTTCGTCATGGAGCTCACCTACACCGCCCCCATCGAGTCCGTCGAAGAGCAGATGGACGCTCACATCGCCTGGCTGGACGGCTACTACGCCGCCGGCGTCTTCCTCGCGTCGGGACGCAAGGTACCGCGCGACGGCGGCGTGATCCTGGCCGGTGGGGTGTCCCGGGCCGAGATCGAGCGGATCGCGACCGAGGACCCCTTCGCGGTGGCGGGCGTGTGTGACTACACCATCACCGAGTTCATCGCCACGAAGACCTCGGCGGACCTGTCGACCGTGCGGGAGAACCCGGTCACGTAG
- a CDS encoding GNAT family N-acetyltransferase, translated as MQPRPAVPADVPELIRLRAVALDALGVDPGPADAAWRQLARTWFLERIGERPDVHCLVIGGAPGEPLLATGMAWVTYHLPGPRWTDGRRGYLDGIVTDAPARGRGHGRRIVDALVDWLDGIGIHYVQLHASPDGESLYRAAGFTAGRYPGMDLVTAPAPTPAAAPPGPGPTS; from the coding sequence ATGCAGCCCCGCCCCGCCGTTCCCGCAGACGTCCCCGAGCTCATACGCCTGCGCGCCGTCGCCCTCGACGCCCTCGGGGTCGACCCCGGGCCGGCCGACGCCGCCTGGCGGCAGCTCGCCCGCACCTGGTTCCTCGAGCGCATCGGCGAACGCCCCGACGTGCACTGCCTGGTCATCGGTGGAGCTCCGGGCGAACCGCTGCTGGCCACCGGCATGGCCTGGGTCACCTACCACCTGCCCGGTCCCCGGTGGACCGACGGCCGACGCGGCTACCTCGACGGGATCGTCACCGACGCGCCCGCCCGCGGGCGGGGCCACGGCCGCCGGATCGTCGACGCGCTGGTCGACTGGCTCGACGGCATCGGCATCCACTACGTCCAACTGCACGCGAGCCCCGACGGCGAGTCCCTCTACCGGGCCGCGGGCTTCACCGCCGGGCGCTACCCGGGCATGGACCTCGTCACCGCGCCGGCGCCAACGCCCGCGGCAGCCCCTCCCGGTCCCGGCCCCACGAGCTGA
- a CDS encoding WD40/YVTN/BNR-like repeat-containing protein yields the protein MCAAALVVGVLAAPARADAAPVTEPAPVAQDLRGTGWALKDTGKDVRFRGLAAVDRTTAWVAGSKGTVLRTVDGGRSWRDVSPPGAVAEALEFRDIEAFDARRAVALSIGEGEASRVLRTEDGGATWTETFRNPDPRAFYDCLTFFDARHGLAMSDPVDGKFRILATDDGGRNWRVLPSGGMPEALPGEAGFAASGQCLVSSGPRDVWLATGGGARARVLHSADRGLTWRVAESTVPAGDPARGVFALAFRDRTRGLAVGGDYRTGQASPQAAAVSADGGRTWSRAETPPPAYRSGAAWFPYSRGTALAVGPTGTDVTTDGGRSWRSLDPGSFDTVDCAADAGCWAAGEKGRVARLERRR from the coding sequence ATGTGCGCGGCAGCCCTGGTCGTGGGAGTGCTCGCCGCCCCGGCCCGGGCCGATGCGGCCCCGGTCACCGAACCGGCCCCGGTGGCGCAGGACTTACGCGGCACCGGCTGGGCACTGAAGGACACCGGCAAGGACGTTCGCTTCCGCGGACTCGCGGCGGTCGACCGGACCACGGCCTGGGTGGCCGGTTCCAAGGGGACCGTGCTGCGCACGGTGGACGGCGGCCGCAGCTGGCGTGACGTTTCGCCGCCGGGCGCGGTCGCGGAGGCCCTGGAGTTCCGCGACATCGAAGCCTTCGACGCGCGGCGCGCGGTGGCCCTGTCCATCGGGGAGGGCGAGGCCTCCAGGGTGCTGCGCACCGAGGACGGCGGAGCCACCTGGACCGAGACCTTCCGCAACCCCGACCCGCGCGCCTTCTACGACTGCCTCACCTTCTTCGACGCCCGGCACGGCCTGGCGATGAGCGATCCGGTGGACGGGAAGTTCCGGATCCTCGCCACCGACGACGGCGGACGGAACTGGCGGGTCCTGCCGAGCGGTGGCATGCCCGAGGCGCTACCGGGCGAGGCGGGCTTCGCCGCGAGCGGCCAGTGCCTGGTGAGTTCCGGCCCGCGCGACGTCTGGCTCGCCACCGGCGGCGGTGCCCGCGCCCGCGTGCTGCACTCCGCGGACCGCGGTCTGACCTGGCGGGTCGCCGAATCCACCGTCCCCGCGGGCGATCCGGCGCGCGGGGTCTTCGCCCTCGCCTTCCGGGACCGTACGAGGGGACTGGCGGTCGGCGGTGACTACCGCACCGGGCAGGCGTCCCCGCAGGCCGCGGCGGTGTCCGCCGACGGCGGACGCACCTGGAGCCGGGCGGAGACGCCGCCGCCGGCCTACCGCTCGGGCGCGGCCTGGTTCCCGTACAGCAGGGGGACGGCTCTCGCGGTGGGGCCCACGGGCACCGACGTGACCACGGACGGCGGACGCAGCTGGCGGTCCTTGGACCCGGGATCCTTCGACACGGTCGACTGCGCGGCCGACGCGGGATGCTGGGCGGCGGGGGAGAAGGGACGGGTGGCGCGGCTGGAACGGCGGCGCTGA
- a CDS encoding amidohydrolase, which produces MRTSLVLLNARLLDPATGGFLPDTALAASGGQITALGDESHVRALADASTTVVDLKGAVVTPGLVDGHIHPVSGAELTHGLDLSGCTDLEQVRATLAAGVRGLAPGAWLSGWGLDLNAFGDRPVETAPFESVLDGVPATLLLFDAHSMLASRRALELAGVDGPRTFDQASAEVVCDADGRPTGLLLEDSACELVERVAPQPTREERRERLAAALHKMAATGLTGGHAMDANGDSLAFYAELDGPGRLPLRLRVAPWCQPGADVDAVRALIAQQGAGGRLWRTEGVKIFMDGTIDNGTAWLEHPDRNGESTHAFWPDPEVYTRIVGEFHRAGVPTATHAIGDAAVRHVLDAVEKAQASSGPGPRVRHRVEHIETVPDDTLRRFAELGVIASVQPTHCCDFTRADHTDNWSRRLGEERASRAWRCRDLWDSGATVVLGSDWPIAPYPPLGVMGGARHRRPSRDLSQAPHGPEQALTALQALQGMTINAARAAGEEHLAGRIALGHRADLTVLADDPLTVAATELPDLPVLLTVVDGGVTHRAASL; this is translated from the coding sequence GTGCGCACCTCTCTCGTCCTGCTCAACGCCCGCCTGCTCGACCCGGCCACGGGCGGGTTCCTGCCGGACACCGCCCTGGCCGCTTCCGGCGGACAGATCACCGCGCTCGGCGACGAAAGCCACGTCCGTGCGCTCGCCGACGCCTCGACCACGGTGGTCGACCTCAAGGGGGCCGTCGTGACCCCCGGCCTGGTCGACGGCCACATCCACCCCGTCTCGGGCGCCGAACTGACCCACGGACTGGACCTGTCGGGCTGCACCGACCTGGAGCAGGTACGCGCGACACTCGCCGCCGGCGTACGCGGCCTCGCCCCCGGCGCCTGGCTGAGCGGCTGGGGCCTGGACCTGAACGCCTTCGGAGACCGGCCCGTCGAGACCGCCCCCTTCGAATCCGTGCTCGACGGCGTGCCCGCCACCCTCCTGCTCTTCGACGCCCACTCCATGCTGGCCAGCCGGCGCGCCCTCGAACTCGCGGGCGTCGACGGGCCGCGGACCTTCGACCAGGCCTCAGCCGAAGTGGTCTGCGACGCGGACGGCCGGCCCACCGGCCTGCTCCTCGAGGACTCCGCCTGCGAACTCGTCGAACGCGTCGCCCCGCAGCCCACCCGCGAGGAGCGCCGCGAGAGGCTGGCCGCGGCGCTGCACAAGATGGCCGCCACCGGGCTGACCGGCGGCCACGCCATGGACGCGAACGGCGACAGCCTCGCCTTCTACGCCGAACTCGACGGGCCCGGACGACTGCCGCTGCGCCTGCGCGTCGCACCCTGGTGCCAGCCCGGTGCCGACGTCGACGCCGTGCGCGCGCTCATCGCCCAACAGGGCGCTGGCGGCCGGCTGTGGCGCACCGAAGGCGTGAAGATCTTCATGGACGGCACGATCGACAACGGCACCGCCTGGCTGGAACACCCGGACCGCAACGGCGAGTCCACGCACGCCTTCTGGCCCGACCCCGAGGTCTACACGAGGATCGTGGGCGAGTTCCACCGGGCCGGAGTGCCCACCGCCACCCACGCGATCGGCGACGCCGCCGTACGACACGTGCTCGACGCCGTCGAGAAGGCCCAGGCCTCCAGCGGGCCCGGGCCCCGGGTCCGCCACCGGGTCGAGCACATTGAGACCGTCCCCGACGACACCCTGCGCCGCTTCGCCGAGCTCGGCGTCATCGCCTCCGTACAGCCCACCCACTGCTGCGACTTCACCCGCGCCGACCACACCGACAACTGGTCCCGCCGGCTCGGCGAGGAACGCGCCTCGCGCGCCTGGCGCTGCCGGGATCTGTGGGACTCCGGAGCCACCGTGGTCCTCGGATCGGACTGGCCGATCGCCCCGTATCCGCCGCTCGGCGTCATGGGCGGCGCCCGCCACCGACGTCCCAGCCGCGACCTGAGCCAGGCTCCGCACGGTCCCGAGCAGGCCCTCACCGCCCTACAGGCCCTCCAGGGCATGACCATCAACGCCGCCCGCGCGGCGGGCGAGGAGCACCTGGCGGGCCGGATCGCCCTCGGCCACCGCGCCGACCTGACGGTCCTCGCCGACGACCCGCTCACCGTCGCCGCCACCGAGCTGCCGGACCTGCCCGTGCTCCTCACCGTCGTCGACGGCGGCGTGACCCACCGCGCCGCGAGCCTGTGA
- a CDS encoding TetR/AcrR family transcriptional regulator, translating into MSSSVQRKRIRKSPEARRAEIVDTAAAVALAEGLECLTLRRIAEELAVRPGLISHYFPSVEDLVAEAFGTAAGAELEVLLPPGADGGVPIPTGRLERFFARTSGEAYDAISRLWINARHLSRYRPLLRERVAEQEAAWRGRLEEVIREGVERGEFRTEDPCVTAIQILVVLDGLGVHANTEDRDRPEAVTRMAVTTAERELGLPRGALTRGAVGDAAGRAAGEA; encoded by the coding sequence ATGTCGTCAAGCGTCCAGCGCAAACGGATCCGCAAGTCCCCCGAGGCCCGGCGGGCCGAGATCGTCGACACGGCCGCAGCCGTCGCCCTGGCCGAAGGGTTGGAGTGCCTCACGCTGCGCCGGATCGCCGAAGAGCTCGCCGTCCGGCCGGGTCTGATCAGCCACTACTTCCCCTCGGTGGAGGACCTGGTCGCCGAGGCGTTCGGGACGGCCGCCGGGGCCGAACTGGAGGTCCTGCTGCCGCCCGGAGCGGACGGGGGCGTGCCGATCCCGACCGGACGTCTGGAGCGGTTCTTCGCCCGCACGTCCGGCGAGGCCTACGACGCCATCAGTCGGCTCTGGATCAACGCCCGCCACCTCAGTCGCTACCGTCCCCTCCTGCGCGAGCGGGTCGCCGAGCAGGAGGCCGCCTGGCGCGGCCGCCTGGAAGAGGTGATCCGCGAGGGCGTAGAGCGCGGCGAGTTCCGTACGGAGGACCCGTGCGTGACGGCCATTCAGATCCTGGTCGTCCTCGACGGCCTCGGCGTCCACGCCAACACCGAGGACCGCGACCGCCCCGAGGCGGTGACCCGGATGGCGGTCACCACCGCGGAACGCGAACTCGGCCTGCCCCGCGGCGCCCTCACCCGTGGTGCAGTTGGTGACGCCGCCGGCCGAGCAGCCGGCGAGGCCTGA
- a CDS encoding purine-cytosine permease family protein codes for MASPIPDPSPGSHPTPGALGQAAPTPEWATRIEAHGIDHIPDSERHGRPRDLFAVWAAANVNYLSLVIGGALVLMGLSLWQSVAVIVVGNLFWLLTGLLATSGPAAGAPSEVITRAMYGVIGNRAMNAVGGWLVSVCYFALNLAAAAAAFALAERVGVTTDTGIKAAVIVTIAALTLTISVYGHAMIMKLYLPMTLVLAAAFAVVGFAVVGHTDFAYRPAPPLTGLGLWAALLAGTTLIASGPLSYTTSADFSRYLPRTSSRKAIIGWTALGAFLPSVVVCSLGAFAATAVDMSDPQAALQKILPGWFYPIFLLALILGTISVNALTAYSAGLALQAVGLRIRRSVSVLFDGAVAVALTLYGLLVSNLLDTVSNSLQLVVVLIGPVMGIYATDILLRRFRYDGRALADETPGSPFWYVGGVSPAGALALAGGVSAAALCVNTLYTGPVASALGGIDLSLPVGMAVSATLYAALHTALMRTLTPVE; via the coding sequence ATGGCGTCCCCGATCCCTGACCCGTCTCCCGGTTCGCACCCGACCCCCGGAGCGCTCGGACAGGCCGCGCCGACCCCTGAGTGGGCCACCCGCATCGAGGCCCACGGCATCGACCACATCCCCGATTCCGAGCGCCACGGCCGCCCCCGGGACCTCTTCGCCGTCTGGGCGGCGGCGAACGTCAACTACCTGAGCCTGGTGATCGGCGGCGCGCTGGTCCTCATGGGGTTGAGCCTTTGGCAGTCCGTCGCCGTGATCGTGGTCGGCAACCTGTTCTGGTTGCTCACCGGCCTGCTCGCCACCTCGGGCCCGGCCGCCGGAGCGCCCAGCGAGGTGATCACCCGGGCCATGTACGGAGTCATCGGCAACCGCGCCATGAACGCGGTCGGCGGCTGGCTGGTCTCCGTCTGCTACTTCGCCCTCAACCTGGCCGCCGCCGCGGCCGCCTTCGCCCTCGCGGAACGGGTCGGCGTCACGACGGACACCGGGATCAAGGCCGCCGTCATCGTGACCATCGCCGCGCTCACCCTGACCATCAGCGTCTACGGCCACGCGATGATCATGAAGCTCTACCTCCCGATGACCCTGGTCCTGGCCGCCGCCTTCGCCGTCGTCGGCTTCGCCGTGGTCGGCCACACGGACTTCGCCTACCGGCCCGCCCCGCCCCTGACCGGACTCGGCCTCTGGGCGGCGCTCCTCGCCGGCACCACCCTCATCGCCTCGGGCCCGCTCTCCTACACCACCAGTGCGGACTTCTCCCGCTACCTGCCCCGCACGTCCTCACGCAAGGCGATCATCGGCTGGACCGCCCTCGGAGCCTTCCTGCCCAGCGTGGTCGTCTGCTCCCTGGGGGCGTTCGCCGCGACCGCGGTCGACATGAGCGACCCACAGGCCGCACTGCAGAAGATCCTGCCCGGATGGTTCTACCCGATCTTCCTGCTCGCCCTGATCCTCGGCACGATCTCCGTCAACGCCCTGACGGCATACAGCGCCGGGCTCGCCCTGCAGGCCGTCGGTCTGCGCATCCGGCGCTCCGTCAGCGTCCTGTTCGACGGGGCCGTCGCCGTCGCCCTGACCCTCTACGGCCTGCTCGTCTCCAACCTCCTGGACACCGTCAGCAACTCCCTCCAGTTGGTCGTCGTGCTCATCGGCCCCGTCATGGGGATCTACGCGACCGACATCCTGCTGCGCCGGTTCCGCTACGACGGCCGGGCACTGGCGGACGAGACCCCCGGCAGCCCCTTCTGGTACGTGGGCGGCGTCAGCCCGGCGGGCGCCCTCGCACTCGCGGGCGGGGTGAGCGCGGCCGCCCTGTGCGTCAACACGCTCTACACCGGGCCGGTCGCCTCCGCCCTGGGCGGCATCGACCTCTCCCTGCCCGTCGGCATGGCCGTCTCCGCCACCCTCTACGCAGCCCTCCACACAGCCCTGATGCGGACCCTTACGCCGGTGGAGTGA
- a CDS encoding SsgA family sporulation/cell division regulator, giving the protein MITVIEQAAQARLVATAPKVETVPVTLCYDRADPFAVRMAFPAPATLEGVEVSWTFSRELLESGLDRPSGYGDVRVRPYDVDRTTIEFHATEGVAIVLMLTAELHRFLERAATVVPPGLEHLYLDMDHNLAELMRDTC; this is encoded by the coding sequence TTGATCACTGTCATCGAGCAGGCCGCACAGGCCCGTCTGGTCGCCACCGCGCCGAAGGTCGAGACCGTGCCCGTCACCCTCTGCTACGACCGTGCGGATCCGTTCGCCGTGCGCATGGCTTTCCCCGCCCCGGCCACGCTGGAGGGCGTCGAGGTGTCGTGGACCTTCTCGCGCGAGCTGCTGGAGTCCGGGCTGGACCGCCCGTCGGGCTACGGCGACGTACGCGTACGCCCGTACGACGTGGACCGGACCACCATCGAGTTCCACGCGACGGAGGGCGTCGCGATCGTGCTGATGCTGACGGCCGAGCTGCACCGCTTCCTGGAGCGGGCGGCGACCGTGGTGCCGCCCGGCCTCGAACACCTCTACCTGGACATGGACCACAACCTGGCCGAGCTGATGCGCGACACCTGCTGA
- a CDS encoding ABC-F family ATP-binding cassette domain-containing protein, giving the protein MSNAPTFITCSALSFDWPDGTPVFDGFQLTVGPGRTGLIGLNGCGKSTLLKLIAGELAPTEGHSSVAGTVGYLPQDVTLDTGLRVDEALGIHTARAALHAIEAGEATEANFTAVGDDWDVEERALATLDQLGLARIGLDRTVGELSGGESVLLRLAALLLARPDVLLLDEPTNNLDLRARNRLYAAVESWSGVMLLVSHDRELLERVDQIADLRDGEVRWYGGNFTDYRDMLAAEQESAERMVRVAEADVQRQKRELADAQVKLARRKRYGQKMYDNKREPKIVMGARKRAAQESAGKHRIMHTEKLVQAKERLDQAVEAVRDDDEIRIQLPATQVPPGRQVLTLSDLRLAHGAAVPGEWELRGPERIALVGRNGSGKTTLLRTIAGQLPPASGAVVAHVTTRFLPQRLDVLDESRSVVENVARFAPQATNNLIRARLAHFLFRGARADRPAGTLSGGERFRAALAALLLAEPAPQLLMLDEPTNNLDLSSVRQLTDALESYEGALLVASHDVPFLESIGITRWLLLDGELRPTTAEEVRERLCSSD; this is encoded by the coding sequence ATGAGTAACGCCCCTACGTTCATCACCTGCTCCGCACTGTCCTTCGACTGGCCCGACGGCACTCCCGTCTTCGACGGGTTCCAGCTCACCGTGGGCCCCGGCCGCACCGGCCTGATCGGCCTCAACGGCTGCGGAAAGTCCACCCTGCTGAAGCTGATCGCCGGCGAACTGGCCCCGACCGAAGGTCATTCCTCCGTCGCCGGCACGGTCGGTTACCTCCCGCAGGACGTCACCCTCGACACCGGGCTGCGCGTGGACGAGGCGCTCGGCATCCACACCGCCCGCGCCGCGCTCCACGCCATCGAGGCGGGCGAGGCCACCGAGGCGAACTTCACCGCCGTCGGCGACGACTGGGACGTGGAGGAGCGGGCCCTGGCCACGCTCGACCAGCTCGGTCTCGCCCGGATCGGCCTGGACCGCACCGTCGGCGAGCTCTCGGGCGGCGAGTCCGTACTGCTGCGGCTGGCCGCCCTGCTGCTCGCCCGCCCCGACGTCCTGCTGCTGGACGAGCCCACCAACAACCTGGACCTGCGGGCCCGAAACCGCCTGTACGCGGCGGTCGAGTCCTGGTCCGGGGTGATGCTCCTAGTCAGCCACGACCGGGAACTGCTGGAGCGGGTCGACCAGATCGCCGACCTGCGCGACGGCGAAGTCCGCTGGTACGGAGGCAACTTCACGGACTACCGGGACATGCTCGCCGCCGAACAGGAGTCCGCCGAGCGGATGGTCCGGGTCGCGGAGGCCGACGTACAGCGACAGAAGCGCGAACTGGCCGACGCCCAGGTCAAATTGGCGCGGCGCAAGCGGTACGGGCAGAAGATGTACGACAACAAGCGCGAGCCGAAGATCGTGATGGGCGCCCGCAAGCGCGCGGCCCAGGAGTCGGCTGGCAAACACCGGATCATGCACACCGAGAAGCTGGTCCAAGCGAAGGAACGCCTGGACCAGGCGGTGGAGGCGGTGCGCGACGACGACGAGATCCGGATCCAGCTGCCGGCTACCCAGGTGCCGCCCGGGCGGCAGGTCCTGACCCTGAGCGATCTACGCCTGGCCCACGGAGCCGCCGTACCGGGCGAGTGGGAACTGCGGGGGCCGGAACGGATCGCCCTGGTGGGCCGCAACGGCTCGGGCAAGACCACGCTGCTGCGCACGATCGCGGGACAGCTCCCGCCGGCGTCCGGGGCGGTCGTGGCGCACGTGACGACGCGGTTCCTGCCGCAGCGCCTCGACGTCCTGGACGAGAGCCGCTCGGTCGTGGAGAACGTGGCACGGTTCGCCCCGCAGGCCACCAACAACCTGATCCGGGCCCGACTCGCGCACTTCCTGTTCCGCGGCGCCCGGGCGGACCGGCCGGCCGGCACGCTATCGGGCGGCGAACGCTTCCGGGCGGCACTGGCGGCCCTACTGCTGGCGGAGCCGGCTCCCCAGCTGCTCATGCTGGACGAGCCGACGAACAACCTGGACCTGTCCAGCGTCCGACAGCTGACCGACGCGCTGGAGTCGTACGAGGGCGCACTCCTGGTGGCGAGCCATGACGTGCCGTTCCTGGAGTCGATCGGCATCACGCGATGGCTCCTGCTGGACGGCGAGCTGCGGCCGACGACGGCCGAGGAGGTCCGGGAACGGCTGTGTTCGAGTGACTGA
- a CDS encoding acyl-ACP desaturase → MTIASPHLGSSAAWTDAKLLFALEEVVEKELNRHLKVTKDWMPHEYVPWSEGRNFPGFFEDGEAWDPQQSKVTDIGKIALVVNLLTEDNLPSYHHEIATLFGRNGAWGTWVHRWTAEEGRHGIVMRDYLLASRAVDPDKLEAFRMQHMSEGFESDNRHSMLHSVAYVAFQELATRISHRNTGHQSGDPVCDRMLARIAQDENLHMIFYRNLLGAAFEIAPDLTMQAVRDVVVNFRMPGHGMPGFERMAAQMAIGGVYNLRIHHDDVLSPVIRFLKIMDIDGLGPEGQKAQEELGLFMNGLDSEARKFDEKLAARAARIAARKG, encoded by the coding sequence GTGACGATCGCCTCTCCCCACCTCGGCAGCTCGGCGGCGTGGACGGACGCCAAGCTGCTGTTCGCGCTGGAAGAGGTGGTCGAGAAGGAGCTCAACCGCCACCTGAAGGTCACCAAGGACTGGATGCCCCACGAGTACGTCCCGTGGAGCGAGGGTCGGAACTTCCCGGGCTTCTTCGAGGACGGCGAGGCCTGGGACCCGCAGCAGTCCAAGGTCACCGACATCGGCAAGATCGCGCTGGTCGTGAACCTGCTGACCGAGGACAACCTCCCCAGCTACCACCACGAGATCGCGACGCTCTTCGGCCGCAACGGCGCCTGGGGCACGTGGGTGCACCGCTGGACCGCCGAGGAGGGCCGCCACGGCATCGTGATGCGCGACTACCTGCTGGCCTCGCGCGCCGTGGACCCGGACAAGCTGGAAGCCTTCCGCATGCAGCACATGTCGGAGGGGTTCGAGTCCGACAACCGCCACTCGATGCTGCACTCGGTGGCGTACGTGGCCTTCCAGGAGCTCGCGACCCGCATCTCACACCGCAACACCGGCCACCAGTCCGGTGACCCGGTCTGCGACCGGATGCTGGCCCGCATCGCGCAGGACGAGAACCTGCACATGATCTTCTACCGCAACCTGCTGGGCGCGGCCTTCGAGATCGCCCCGGACCTAACCATGCAGGCCGTGCGGGACGTCGTCGTCAACTTCCGGATGCCCGGACACGGCATGCCCGGCTTCGAGCGGATGGCCGCGCAGATGGCCATCGGCGGGGTCTACAACCTGCGGATCCACCACGACGACGTGCTGAGCCCCGTGATCCGCTTCCTCAAGATCATGGACATCGACGGCCTCGGCCCCGAGGGCCAGAAGGCCCAGGAGGAGCTCGGGCTGTTCATGAACGGCCTGGACTCCGAGGCCCGCAAGTTCGACGAGAAGCTGGCTGCCCGCGCGGCCCGCATCGCCGCCCGCAAGGGCTGA
- a CDS encoding WhiB family transcriptional regulator: MSINTTATTTDTAWYDLALCAQTGPGFFFPEPGSSLRDAKRLCGACEGRAACLEYALANDERFGVWGGLSEAERLALRSRRG; encoded by the coding sequence ATGTCGATTAACACCACTGCCACAACCACTGACACCGCTTGGTACGACCTTGCCCTGTGCGCCCAGACGGGCCCCGGCTTCTTCTTCCCGGAGCCCGGCTCCTCGCTCCGCGACGCGAAGCGGCTGTGCGGCGCGTGCGAGGGACGGGCGGCGTGCTTGGAGTACGCGCTGGCCAATGACGAGCGCTTCGGAGTCTGGGGCGGCCTCTCGGAAGCCGAGCGCCTGGCCCTGCGTTCTCGCCGCGGCTAA
- a CDS encoding VOC family protein, which translates to MLTTDYKDGSPNWVDLGAPDIGGAADFYGALFGWDFQAGSEEVGGYGMFHLGGKTVAGGMSVSAEQGPCAWQVYFQSADADATAAAVTKAGGKVTFEPMSVLDFGRMAICADPAGVGFGVWQPRTNAVLGAVTDVGTLCWTELYTGDVAGAAEFYRAVFGWQTSEVPYEGGAYTMAKPASTKDEAAFGGLVPISTDPVEEVERPYWTPYFEVADCDAAAAKAEEAGGKVRLTPVSMEGVGRFAKLADPFGARFAVIASTPAVGS; encoded by the coding sequence ATGCTCACCACGGACTACAAGGACGGCTCTCCGAACTGGGTGGACCTCGGCGCGCCCGACATCGGCGGCGCCGCCGACTTCTACGGGGCACTGTTCGGGTGGGACTTCCAGGCGGGCAGCGAAGAGGTCGGTGGGTACGGGATGTTCCACCTCGGCGGCAAGACCGTCGCCGGCGGTATGAGCGTTTCGGCGGAGCAGGGCCCCTGCGCCTGGCAGGTGTACTTCCAGAGCGCCGACGCCGATGCGACGGCCGCGGCCGTGACGAAGGCGGGCGGCAAGGTGACCTTCGAGCCGATGAGCGTGCTGGACTTCGGCCGGATGGCGATATGCGCCGACCCGGCGGGCGTGGGCTTCGGCGTGTGGCAGCCCCGGACGAACGCCGTCCTGGGCGCGGTCACGGACGTGGGCACCCTGTGCTGGACGGAGCTGTACACGGGTGACGTGGCAGGGGCCGCCGAGTTCTACCGCGCGGTCTTCGGCTGGCAGACCAGCGAGGTGCCCTACGAGGGCGGTGCGTACACGATGGCCAAGCCGGCCAGCACGAAGGACGAGGCGGCCTTCGGTGGCCTGGTCCCGATTTCCACGGACCCGGTGGAGGAAGTCGAACGGCCCTACTGGACGCCGTATTTCGAGGTGGCCGACTGCGACGCCGCGGCGGCGAAGGCGGAGGAGGCGGGCGGGAAGGTACGCCTCACCCCGGTGTCCATGGAAGGAGTCGGCCGGTTCGCCAAGCTCGCGGATCCCTTCGGGGCGCGGTTCGCCGTCATAGCCAGCACGCCCGCAGTCGGCTCATGA